The DNA window gttgTATCAGATTTCAGCACGTATTGGAAGTATGTGGAGTATTCAAGTCTTTGTCTAAATTTTGGTGTAAAGGaggtgacaccgtttttgttggagaggttaaatttaggtttttcttcttccaacgattttgtatcttcttaataattgagttatgaaaacacattttgcaGATGGAGATGACATGGAATGACTCTAATGGACCAGATGGCTtaaatggaattaaaatcttaactttcatctacacaacatgtaaacataactaatcacttttcattacaattaaatagatttaaaaagaagatttcAGCACATCTTAGAAGCAAGTTGGTATAGAAGTCTTTGTCTAAACTTGGTGTAATAGAGggtgacaccgtttttgttgaagaggttAAGTTTAGCTTATTCCAACGATTTAGTATTTCTTAATGATTGTTATGAACACATTTTGCAGAACACCActaaatttgcattaaaaaatttcattctttaacattaaaaagaagcaaacttataaaattaataaagaaattaaaatagtgtaagttcatgtttatatttatataagaatatttagttcatataagttcgtttataaaaaattaaaatattgtaagttcatatatgtatatatattttcttttaatataaatatatattaattttatataaatattttttttattatatataaacatattgaattaaatatcatataaaaacttcatttatattttttcccgTACAACGTAGGGTATTTTACTAGTGAAATAGAATATACAAGCCATAGTCTATCAAATGTTTGTCCATTTTCTATTATTCGTGTATAATGCGATGAATCAAAATGCCTATTGTTACTTTCCTTAGGAAACAATCTATCAGTTTTTGACTAATGCTATTCCAATGTCTAGGATCCTCCAAATTCTCAGtcgaatttaatttttcatgttGAGAGTCATTATCTAAGTTCTCATCCGATTCACCCAAATTGATTGCTTCAACCAATTCTTTAATTTCATAGTGACTTTGTTCTTCAATCACAAAGCTATCTCCTAATTCCTCTCTTTATGTTATGTTATTTCtactaaaatatttgttaatatcaccagcttaacttttaattaatgcCTCCTCCCtttgttttaattttctcttttgagCTCCACACAAATGTTTAGGAGGCATTTTACACAAGATCAATTCTAGTAGCTACAACCAATTTCTTGCAATTGATAGATTCTGAATTGtcacaatttataatttcatcAATAAAGATTAAATTCATCAAGCTCTTTTCAAACAAAGTTAATTTAATCAACACATTCATTCATACCATGGATCAATAGAAGTATAGAAACTAGGATTTCATCGTTTTAATATATTAGAACAtctcttataattaatttctatgattttgattttgagttcTCGCCTATAAATTCCAAAAATTCATtgataatataacaaaaaaatatattaatgcaAGTAAAACACTAAAACTCCACCTATTTCAGACATttcatcaaaattaaataagtctACAAGAGAAAATACTTTTTATTCAGCATGTAAAATAAACAAATGGAAGAATTAAACAAGATTTTAAGCAGATGATCAAATTGAGAATGATTGGAATTGTTTGATACCTTTAGGTCCATGAGATGGCCAGAAGGAGATTGGGGACGGCAATCCGCGCTAGGTTACGCAGGTAAAAATCGTggcaaatattttgaatcatattacatataatataatataatataatataatataatatatatatatatattaaaaaaattgggcACCTTGGTAGGCGGGGTCATGAGGCAATGGCCTCTCTCGCCTCCAAATAGGTCCGACCTTAGTCCAACCCGTCGAGTGCCTTATTCTTTATTTTGGAGTTGGCTTACATATATCATATCCGCCCCCTGAATATAACTCTTCTTGttgaattgttttaataaaattttacactTTCAAAATAAAGTGGATTATAAAATGTTTCACTATATactttaacaattatttatgcCAATTTAtatcatcatttcatcatcataTGCTTCTATGCTTCTGAATAATCATATAATATCCTTGTCATTATGGGTCAAACttgaacaatattttaaatttgagtgTTTCTATCAAATTGCATTAAATcttatatacaatttattttatatttcaattgatattaataaatgcaagcaatatataataaaatatagtgtatgagTGTATCGATGAGAAACATAGAACCGAACTCATAAAAAATGGAAGAGACTCCTAaagtaaacaaaatattatacataattgaagcattatatatatggtGCCAAAAATCCTATATCACAATTATCTACATAATCAATAAGTATAAGGAAAAAAAAGATAGGAGATCACATGATCAGCATATATAATCAACAAATATATGGAAAAAAATAAGCTccttcattttatatttaatgtaattcatcttataaataaaatattctaatcaatTTATATCATATACCATTTTAGTTTCtagtttctaaaataaaaatctcattCTCCCATCATATATACCACTATAAATAGAACATCCATTGTTCCTAAAGCCATCACTACTCTTCCTCTCTTCTATCAACAATCATTTGCATCAtcaaattaactaaaattaatggAGAAGAATCACCAATTTATTATCGGTTGTGTTGTAATAATGGCTGCTGCAATGGTTCTTCCTAACGTTGGCGCGGATGTTGTTTGTCAGGACCTTATCCCTTCACTACTTCCATGTTTAACCTATTTGACGGCGCCAGGACCCGCACAACTAGGTCCCGGTTGTTGTTCGGCGACTTTAAGTATAGCCGAGATTGCTCTACAATCTCAAGCCGACCTACAGGGAGTGTGCACATGTTTCAAATCAGTCGCAGATTCAGGAGCCTTCCATATTAACTTTGGCAACGCCAAAGCCATCACCAAGCTTTGCAACCTGCCCGTTAATATCCCTATCGACCCCAGCGTCGATTGTAGAACGTAACATATTTTTCTCTAATATTTCACTtacttaaatattcttaaatttaacatgctactaatttattaattctttttgtAGTATTACCCTTCCAAAGACTCCTCCATCTTCGGTTTCATTTCCTGCTCCGGCTCTGGCTCCAAGTCCGGTTCCTTCCCAAGTGTTTGATGAATTAAGTCCGGTTCCTTCCCAAGTGTTTGATGAATTGTTTCGTTAGAATTTCACgcaatcaaaacaaattaaagtaACACATGCATTTCTATGTGtatttaataactttataatgtTATCAGATGTAACCTCCTATTCTATCctaatagatatatattatatacttttcaTTCCTATATATGAGCTTGTTACATgtgttaagtatatatatataattatatggtACGAGGTACAACATATTAGGTATAAACTATAAGGAGGTACAAATTGTAAGGAGGTATAAAAgagtataatttatatagactattattgtttggttgaaaatataagatattatataaattatataggtttataattttttgtttggtagatagtataaaatttaagtataagaataaaataattttttaattttttttatctttgttaattatgtttttaatattatttttaactaaccttttttatattttaatatatttaaaatttattataattactttaaatattactatattatatcaaataaataaataataatataatcacgttattattttaaattaataataatatataaaaataaatatatagtattattttataattttgtttaaaatattaatgataatatatatatttttaaatcattgaaCTAACCGTTagagataataattataattaataataatattattattatttttatactactaattataaaataaacgttaatttttttttgtaaaactaaataaaatttaattttttttaaaatttaaaatattaaaatttataaaataagtttgttttttttaaataatataaactaaaattaaaaataataaaagcttaataattaaactttaattaaaaattaataaaaagaattaatgttaatattaaaaaaataagattaaaaaatatttaaaataaattaaaattttaataccttCCTGTAACGGGTGTAGGGTGTTACTATTTTATACCGTTTTCAGGTATAAGTTATACTAATTTTACTATACATATAAAACCAGTTCAACCAAACACCCTTATTAACAGTGTACTGTCTACCATAGAGTATAGAATAGAAGGAATTGTTTTCATAAACTATAAGATTATAGGTATTACACTATTACGTTtaacaattaaacatatttaattgaaCCGATCTATGAATATCTCtactaaaataagaaaaatacaaaatctacAAAATGATGAGAATACCTGATTTAAatagtaaatttatatatttaaaattttatttcgtactattaaaatataaaaataagaaaaaagaaaatttatgaaatttaataaacttttacCTATTATTTAAATTGCAACTTCTATTCTATCTAgaataaaattgatttattatagaatttaaatattttctttaacaaGCTCTCgtttaatataaatcattatacTATATGCTAAAAACTTTTCTTCCATCTTATTCACATGTTTCATAGCTGTAAATGATTTTCTGTAGTGGCGGTAGAAATTGGTAAGTAAAAATAAGTCGAATCAAtctattaatcaaattataattttatgaattatttatttcaactaATTTGTGACACAATTCATTGACAGaagacatattttaaaaattctcaTTACAAGaaacatcaattttataatattggagttgtaatttcaaataatgtattttttgtCTGCTGAAAtcttctaaataataattttcaattaatttgtaaatacattcaactttaaatgatttaaaatttaagtaacTCTATTATTTCATCACTAAATTTAGAAATCAATTCTTCcggttgaaaatatatatataattataaagacATTGTGTTACAGTTCACCCCTATCCAGTGGGTAACTAATTTTAACATCGTTTAGTTCTTCTTGGCGTTTGGTAGGGGTTACTAGTTATATAAGTATAAGTTGTaaagaggtataaattatataggggtattaaaatgtataaattgtatatatattattaatgtttggttagaatgataaaaatgagtattaattatataagttatataattttgtgtttggttgatggtataagaaaatagtaaaaatattaaatattttaatatttatcttatttaattttattattaattatatttaaattaataaaaatatatttaattatcgtataaatattttaaataataaataataattctatatgattatataatttatatatatatatatatatttaaattcctataattaaataaatatttatcaataattaatattaataaatatataacaataaaatcacaaataaattaatggAAATGAATCATTTGCTTAAGCCTTCTATTTTGTTTGGTGTagaaataaattgttttaaaataaataataattattattttataatttagtttaaaatatgaaagataaatgtttttattattaaattaataagtatttaatataaaagataataattatattattattattttttatattactaattataaaacaaatattaacattctttttaaaaataaaaataaatataaaataatttgattttctaaaaaatagtataattactcaaattaaaaaaatatttaaagcttaataattaaaatttaatgaaagattaaattacaatttaataaggttaatattaaaaaatatatatataattaaaaaaattaataatttaatacttcTTGTAACAAGTATTGGGTGTTACTAAATTATACCCTTTTAAGGTATAAGGTATAACAACAATTTTACTGTGAGTATAAAATTAATCCAACCAAATACCTATATAATTTACTATTGGCATAGTTATACTATCCCAACAGTATACCAAACACCACCCATAGTAGGAATATATAAGCATAAATTCTTATCCAGAACTGATCCGCCAACGTCTGTCCGATCGAATATCTTCCCGAATTAATTCCTCAAATTTTACAACTGATGAATAATTTCCTCCAATTGTTCCTTTGTTTAGgaaattatatcatattaagGACTTTGTCCTTGAATTAAAAGCTCAAAACTCCTTGAATTAAAAGCTCAAAACtacaataaaaatgaaaagttcACGATTAAATTCTCAACAAATAACAAGAGATTAATTATACATACTACAATCAATTAGTTATATGATTAATCAATAATCGAACACAAGAAACAATTGAATTATGGTTAGGTTTGAATATGTTCTTTTAGGtttgtaatttatatttttttagaatatatgaaTGTTACTAATAAGTTTTTAAGGTcatttgattgtcatccttattCATAGAtagggtttgtctaactttgattttttacTCTCcttttttttgggattttaataagATGGTTCTAACTGtttcccccccaaaaaaattatatcaattttattattcaaatcagATCTTGAGAGTTTAAGATGATTACCAAGGTAAGGTACGACACTGGTAAAAAATTGTCATATACCGATCGGTAAACTTACCAATCGGTACTAACCTATTTACCCATCGATATAAGTCAATACTGATTGGTTATATTCCAAACGGTCTTAATCGACTGACCTCTCTTGGTGTTACCTTATTGGGTAACGCCGATTGGTTAATCGGTGCTTCTCCATAAGGTTGTTCTAATTGGATGATTGGCCAATCAGTATAGCCTTATGGAGAAGAATCGATTGGTTGAATGACCAATCGGTGATTCCACAAAGCCTATACCAATTGGTCAATCAACCAACCGGTGCTTCTGCATAAGGCTATACCGATTGGTCAATCAACAAATCGGTACATCTTTTCTCCATTAGCCGTCAATTTGGCCAATTCAAAGTTCTTGTTGCTTCCTCGCCTTCTCTGAGAGTTGGAAGACTAGGTATTGCCTTTATTAGTGGATGGTGTGGGCTCAACAAGATTTTGCACATCCTCATTAGTGGATGGTGTGGGCTCAACAAGATTTTTCACATCCTTAGGGAGATCCTCTACTGGAGTATGCGATGAAGAGTCATCcgtatttctttttttcttccgAAGGAAATTGAGTTGTGACTGTAAAAATTCCAGTTGAAAGCTCTTAGAAGGTACCATTTATAcctgaaaaaaatttaaacatcaaCATTTGAACAATACTGAACAATAGTAAACAATAGTAATATCATACATTTGATTGTTTATGATATGTCTTTGTTACAATATTCCAACCCGGTATATTACCAATATCTTTTGCATAGAATACATGTTTTGCTTGGGTTGTCAATATAAACGGTTCATTTTGATATTGAGACTTTAGTTTACAATTTAAGCtaacaaatttgtatttatcAATTTGATGTATTGTAGCTATGGAATGCACATCATATCAAATGCACTTAAATACAACAGTTCATTTACCACTAAGGTAGTATTACATTTCAATTGTATTTGTAAacaaagaataataattttgtgtCTCCATGCTGACAACCAATCACGAGTATCCCACTATTCTGTGTCTTCAATCCATGGTCATGTCTTATAGTGGTGAATTTATATCCATATACTTTACACCAAATAAAAGTTGACGCATATTGTTTGAGACTGATTCCTAACGTTTGTAGGTCTATACTTCTTTCACTTTCATCACAATTTTTTAACACATATGAATGAGCCAATTCTCGATCATCTGATTCGTAAATGTATGTTCTCCCTAATGATAATTcctcaataattgaaaatatggCAAGAAAACTCGGTGGTTGGATGACATGTACACTAATGAATCTTGAAAATACATAGCACACAAGATGATACATTCATTTACAAGTTAACTCTCACTAATTGATTATTTAGGATGACATTTATTTCGAACATATCTTTTCAAGGTTCCCATATATTGTTCTATTGGATACATCCATCTATATTGAATCGACCCTTCAATCAAGGCCTCCATTGCTAAATGAACAAGCAAATGAATCATAATGTCAAAA is part of the Impatiens glandulifera chromosome 1, dImpGla2.1, whole genome shotgun sequence genome and encodes:
- the LOC124940519 gene encoding non-specific lipid-transfer protein-like, coding for MAAAMVLPNVGADVVCQDLIPSLLPCLTYLTAPGPAQLGPGCCSATLSIAEIALQSQADLQGVCTCFKSVADSGAFHINFGNAKAITKLCNLPVNIPIDPSVDCRTITLPKTPPSSVSFPAPALAPSPVPSQVFDELSPVPSQVFDELFR